In Allomuricauda ruestringensis DSM 13258, the following proteins share a genomic window:
- a CDS encoding low molecular weight protein-tyrosine-phosphatase: MKTKVLMVCLGNICRSPLAEGILQSKVDSDSVFVDSAGTAGYHVGNPPDERSIAVARKYGLRIEGQKCRKFSQQDFLEFDHIYVMDRSNFSDVASLAKNKEEASKVKLLLSEIELGIKEVPDPYYGGDDGFENVYQIIDSACEVIAKKLN, from the coding sequence ATGAAAACCAAAGTTTTGATGGTCTGCTTGGGAAACATATGCAGATCGCCATTGGCCGAAGGCATTTTGCAATCCAAAGTTGATTCGGATTCCGTTTTTGTGGATTCCGCCGGTACGGCAGGCTACCATGTGGGCAACCCACCAGATGAGCGTTCCATTGCTGTAGCCCGAAAATATGGTCTGCGCATTGAAGGTCAAAAGTGCAGAAAGTTTTCACAACAAGATTTTTTGGAGTTTGATCATATCTACGTTATGGATCGAAGCAATTTTTCCGATGTGGCCAGCTTGGCAAAAAACAAAGAGGAGGCCAGCAAGGTAAAATTATTATTGAGCGAGATAGAATTGGGCATCAAAGAAGTGCCCGACCCTTATTATGGTGGTGATGATGGCTTTGAAAATGTATATCAAATAATCGATAGCGCTTGTGAGGTAATTGCGAAAAAACTAAATTAA